One genomic window of Cupriavidus malaysiensis includes the following:
- a CDS encoding AbrB family transcriptional regulator — translation MPSLLHRWRPVLLTLLLGLAAALTCSLLRTPLPWMIGPLLSVATARMLGADLRAPTQARNAGQWAIGTALGLYFTPHVVAKLVEFLPYIVAASLLALALGAGGALLLRRATGVAFKTAYFSTAIGGASEMANLAERNGARIDQVAAAHSLRVLLVVVVVPAILQYGGVHGLDPFVPGPRSVNVPGLLVLIAITLAAALALKRLNLPNPFVIGTLLAAALLTASGIELSAIPSWMSRAGQLLIGVSLGARFSREFLHTAPRFLSGVVLYTVLALLLSALFGWGLSALSGVHPATAILGTTPGGIAEMCITAKVLELGVPLVTAFHVIRMAFVVLCTGPLYHWLKHRVAPAETE, via the coding sequence ATGCCTTCTCTGCTTCACCGCTGGCGTCCGGTCCTGCTGACGCTGCTGCTCGGCCTCGCCGCCGCGCTGACCTGCTCGCTGCTGCGCACGCCGCTGCCCTGGATGATCGGCCCGCTGCTGTCGGTGGCGACCGCGCGCATGCTGGGCGCCGACCTGCGCGCGCCGACCCAGGCACGCAACGCCGGCCAGTGGGCCATCGGCACCGCGCTCGGCCTCTACTTCACGCCCCACGTGGTGGCCAAGCTGGTCGAGTTCCTGCCCTATATCGTCGCCGCCTCGCTGCTCGCGCTGGCGCTGGGCGCCGGCGGCGCGCTGCTGCTGCGCCGCGCCACCGGGGTGGCGTTCAAGACGGCCTACTTCTCCACCGCCATCGGCGGCGCCTCCGAGATGGCCAACCTGGCCGAACGCAACGGCGCGCGCATCGACCAGGTGGCCGCCGCGCATTCGCTGCGCGTGCTGCTGGTGGTCGTGGTGGTGCCGGCCATCCTGCAATACGGCGGCGTGCACGGCCTCGACCCCTTCGTGCCGGGGCCGCGCAGCGTCAACGTGCCCGGGCTGCTGGTGCTGATCGCCATCACGCTGGCCGCGGCGCTGGCGCTCAAGCGGCTCAACCTGCCCAATCCCTTCGTCATCGGCACGCTGCTGGCAGCGGCGCTGCTGACCGCGTCCGGCATCGAACTGTCGGCCATCCCCAGCTGGATGAGCCGTGCCGGCCAGCTGCTGATCGGGGTCTCGCTGGGTGCGCGCTTTTCGCGCGAATTCCTGCACACGGCGCCGCGCTTTCTCTCGGGCGTGGTGCTGTACACGGTGCTGGCGCTGCTGCTGTCGGCGCTGTTCGGCTGGGGCCTGTCGGCCCTGTCCGGCGTCCATCCGGCCACCGCCATCCTCGGCACCACGCCCGGCGGCATCGCCGAGATGTGCATCACCGCCAAGGTGCTGGAACTGGGCGTGCCGCTGGTCACCGCCTTCCATGTGATCCGCATGGCCTTCGTGGTACTGTGCACCGGGCCGCTGTACCACTGGCTCAAGCACCGGGTGGCGCCGGCGGAGACCGAATAG
- a CDS encoding tripartite tricarboxylate transporter TctB family protein, producing MKPSHLAIGIAVLALSVFFFTGLPGISDDAGYAGLSPRFVPTLVAIGLAVCGALLTWQGVRGGFRNMPEEDAELPSAPHNLRGFLWVSAGLVANMALIGTLGFVLSSTLLMVCVARGYGSRRLVRDALIGLAVTLPMWALFEFLLGINLPLLPVAGF from the coding sequence ATGAAGCCCTCGCATCTCGCCATCGGCATCGCCGTGCTGGCGCTTTCCGTCTTCTTCTTCACCGGCCTGCCCGGCATCTCCGACGATGCCGGCTATGCCGGGCTGTCGCCGCGCTTCGTGCCCACGCTGGTGGCCATCGGCCTGGCCGTGTGCGGCGCGCTGCTGACCTGGCAGGGCGTGCGCGGCGGCTTCCGCAACATGCCGGAAGAGGACGCCGAACTGCCCTCCGCGCCGCACAACCTGCGCGGCTTCCTGTGGGTGTCGGCCGGCCTGGTGGCCAATATGGCCCTGATCGGCACGCTCGGCTTCGTGCTGTCGTCGACGCTGCTGATGGTGTGCGTGGCGCGCGGCTACGGCAGCCGCCGCCTGGTGCGCGATGCCCTGATCGGCCTGGCGGTGACGCTGCCGATGTGGGCGCTGTTCGAATTCCTGCTCGGCATCAACCTGCCGCTGCTGCCGGTGGCCGGCTTCTGA
- a CDS encoding dihydrolipoyl dehydrogenase family protein, whose product MSKRQANPATPRKRASQVSAEPVPERVPRRGRGKAGARRREADFIVIGAGSGGVAAARRAAAHGARVILVERDAVGGTCVNRGCVPKKMLSYGAGLAAILSGCLSHTGAREDWGDAIVRVDAEVARLNVVYTERLQQAGVTLLHGEARLGAPGEVHVGDEILQARRILLATGAAPRRLPVPGGELACSSDDIFTWKSLPASLAVVGGGYIAVEQASILARFGVKVDLLVRGERLLPHFDHDLAAALHDALVAQGIRIHLNAEVTLLAAANGAVEVCYRPRGGTEGGNGNQGSGRTESLRAQAVLAAIGRVAHSDGLGLEALDVRRGTRGGIAVDRQLRTSVRGLYAVGDATDGPQLTPVAIAQGRWLADRLFGRRGDRADFDYIPFAVFCEPAIASVGLSEAAAAEAAGKAERIRTVVKRFVSLENRFGGSEQASLVKLVINARSGRVLGAHMMDGAAPEIIQAFAVALRLGVKEHHLETTVRLHPTVAEELFG is encoded by the coding sequence ATGAGCAAGCGCCAAGCCAACCCCGCCACGCCCCGCAAGCGTGCCTCGCAGGTCAGCGCCGAGCCGGTGCCCGAACGCGTGCCGCGGCGCGGGCGCGGCAAAGCCGGCGCGCGCCGGCGTGAAGCCGACTTCATCGTGATCGGCGCCGGCTCCGGCGGCGTGGCCGCGGCGCGGCGCGCCGCCGCGCACGGCGCCCGCGTGATCCTGGTCGAGCGCGATGCCGTCGGCGGCACCTGCGTCAACCGCGGCTGCGTGCCCAAGAAGATGCTGTCCTACGGCGCCGGCCTGGCGGCCATCCTGTCCGGCTGCCTGTCGCACACCGGCGCACGCGAGGACTGGGGCGATGCCATCGTGCGCGTGGACGCCGAGGTGGCCCGCCTCAACGTGGTCTACACCGAGCGGCTGCAGCAGGCCGGCGTCACGCTGCTGCACGGCGAGGCCCGCCTGGGCGCGCCCGGCGAAGTACACGTGGGCGACGAGATCCTGCAAGCGCGCCGCATCCTGCTGGCCACCGGCGCGGCGCCGCGCCGGCTGCCGGTGCCGGGCGGAGAGCTGGCCTGCAGCTCGGACGACATCTTCACCTGGAAGAGCCTGCCGGCCTCGCTGGCCGTGGTCGGCGGCGGCTATATCGCGGTCGAGCAGGCCTCCATCCTGGCGCGCTTCGGCGTCAAGGTCGATCTGCTGGTACGTGGCGAGCGGCTGCTGCCGCATTTCGACCACGATCTCGCGGCCGCGCTGCATGACGCACTGGTGGCGCAAGGCATCCGCATCCACCTGAATGCCGAGGTTACGCTGCTGGCTGCGGCCAACGGCGCGGTCGAGGTCTGCTACCGCCCGCGCGGCGGCACGGAGGGTGGCAACGGCAACCAGGGCAGCGGCCGCACGGAATCGCTGCGCGCGCAGGCCGTGCTGGCTGCGATCGGACGCGTCGCGCACAGCGACGGCCTGGGGCTGGAGGCGCTGGACGTGCGCCGCGGCACGCGCGGCGGCATCGCGGTGGATCGCCAGCTCCGCACCTCGGTGCGCGGGCTCTACGCCGTCGGCGATGCCACCGACGGACCGCAGCTGACGCCCGTGGCGATCGCCCAGGGCCGCTGGCTGGCCGACCGCCTGTTCGGCCGCCGCGGCGACCGTGCCGATTTCGACTACATTCCCTTCGCCGTGTTCTGCGAGCCGGCCATCGCCAGCGTGGGCCTGAGCGAGGCCGCGGCGGCGGAGGCGGCCGGCAAGGCGGAGCGCATCCGCACCGTGGTCAAGCGCTTCGTCTCGCTGGAGAACCGCTTCGGCGGCAGCGAGCAGGCCTCGCTGGTCAAGCTGGTGATCAACGCGCGCAGCGGCCGCGTGCTGGGCGCGCACATGATGGACGGCGCCGCGCCCGAGATCATCCAGGCCTTCGCCGTGGCGCTGCGCCTGGGCGTGAAGGAGCATCACCTGGAGACCACGGTACGGCTGCACCCGACGGTGGCCGAGGAACTGTTCGGCTGA
- a CDS encoding Bug family tripartite tricarboxylate transporter substrate binding protein: MRRNLHRLAYAVLASATLTIAAAPAHAVDSVKFMIGANPGGGFDQTGRSLGAAMVAAGVAKSASYDNKGGAGGTIGLTQFVNTDKGNPNALVVTGAVMVGAIETNKPPVTLKNATPIARLFADTMVITVPASSPIKSMKDLVAQLKANPGSVSWGGGSKGSIDHILAGLIAKEGGVDPKKINYVPFQGGGEASASILGGHVTAGIAGVSEFLPFIKSGKMRALAVTSKDRTADIPTLKEQGINVEIYNWRGVYGAPGISDAQRKALIDAVVKATESPVWKETLAKNDWTPFLLTGDEFARFVDSESARLGSTLRELGVAK; the protein is encoded by the coding sequence ATGCGTCGCAACCTGCATCGCCTTGCCTACGCCGTGCTGGCGTCCGCCACCCTCACCATCGCCGCGGCCCCCGCCCATGCGGTGGACAGCGTGAAGTTCATGATCGGCGCCAACCCCGGCGGCGGCTTTGACCAGACCGGCCGCTCGCTGGGCGCCGCGATGGTCGCCGCGGGCGTGGCCAAGTCGGCCTCCTACGACAACAAGGGCGGTGCCGGCGGCACCATCGGCCTGACCCAGTTCGTCAACACCGACAAGGGCAACCCGAACGCGCTGGTGGTGACCGGCGCGGTGATGGTGGGCGCCATCGAGACCAACAAGCCGCCCGTCACGCTGAAGAACGCCACGCCGATCGCGCGCCTGTTCGCCGACACCATGGTGATCACGGTGCCGGCCTCCTCGCCGATCAAGTCGATGAAGGACCTGGTGGCCCAGCTCAAGGCCAACCCGGGCAGCGTCAGCTGGGGCGGCGGCTCCAAGGGTTCGATCGACCACATCCTGGCCGGCCTGATCGCCAAGGAAGGCGGCGTCGATCCGAAGAAGATCAACTACGTGCCCTTCCAGGGCGGCGGCGAGGCCTCGGCCTCCATCCTGGGCGGCCACGTGACCGCCGGCATCGCCGGCGTGTCGGAGTTCCTGCCCTTCATCAAGAGCGGCAAGATGCGCGCGCTGGCCGTGACCTCGAAGGACCGCACCGCCGACATCCCGACGCTGAAGGAGCAGGGCATCAACGTCGAGATCTACAACTGGCGCGGCGTGTACGGCGCACCCGGCATCAGCGACGCCCAGCGCAAGGCACTGATCGACGCGGTGGTCAAGGCGACCGAGAGCCCGGTGTGGAAGGAAACCCTGGCCAAGAACGACTGGACGCCCTTCCTGCTGACCGGCGACGAGTTCGCCCGCTTCGTCGACAGCGAATCGGCCCGCCTGGGCTCGACCCTGCGCGAGCTGGGCGTGGCCAAGTAA
- a CDS encoding patatin-like phospholipase family protein gives MSDAAASPFDQVVFAGGGNRCWWQAGWWDTVAPELGLRPRVIAGISAGAATACMLYAHDSRETLAYYREVLADNRSNAYWGNLLRGKRVFPHFGIYRAALLTLFGQERLARLGDAPEIRVGLAHIPGWSGPRVAVAAGLLAYNIDKHLLKTLHPRLGRKLGFHPEFVLAQDCATPEALADLLLQSSCTPPFTPVLRRAGRAVLDGGLVDNVPVDALDDAEGDVLVLVTRLYPRPPRFVLARRGQRRLYLQPSQRVPVSSWDYTRPEGMELAYALGRRDGEAFLREWPAIRRHELPAAA, from the coding sequence ATGAGCGACGCGGCAGCCAGCCCCTTCGACCAGGTCGTCTTCGCCGGCGGCGGCAACCGCTGCTGGTGGCAGGCCGGCTGGTGGGACACGGTGGCGCCCGAGCTGGGCCTGCGCCCGCGCGTGATCGCCGGCATCTCGGCCGGCGCCGCCACCGCCTGCATGCTGTACGCGCACGACTCGCGCGAGACCCTGGCGTACTACCGCGAAGTGCTGGCCGACAACCGCAGCAATGCCTACTGGGGCAACCTGCTGCGCGGCAAGCGCGTATTCCCGCACTTCGGCATCTACCGCGCCGCGCTGCTGACGCTGTTCGGCCAGGAACGGCTGGCGCGGCTGGGCGACGCCCCCGAGATCCGCGTCGGGCTGGCCCACATCCCGGGCTGGAGCGGTCCGCGCGTGGCGGTGGCGGCGGGCCTGCTGGCCTACAACATCGACAAGCACCTGCTCAAGACGCTGCATCCGCGCCTGGGGCGCAAGCTCGGCTTCCACCCCGAATTCGTGCTGGCGCAGGACTGCGCCACGCCCGAGGCGCTGGCCGACCTGCTGCTGCAGTCGTCCTGCACACCGCCCTTCACGCCGGTGCTGCGCCGCGCCGGCCGCGCGGTACTGGACGGCGGCCTGGTCGACAATGTGCCGGTGGACGCCTTGGACGATGCTGAGGGCGATGTGCTGGTGCTGGTCACGCGCCTGTACCCGCGGCCGCCGCGCTTCGTGCTGGCCCGGCGCGGGCAGCGGCGCCTCTATCTGCAACCCTCGCAGCGCGTGCCGGTGTCGAGCTGGGACTACACGCGGCCCGAGGGCATGGAGCTCGCCTACGCGCTGGGACGGCGCGACGGCGAGGCCTTCCTGCGCGAGTGGCCGGCGATCCGCCGCCACGAGCTGCCCGCCGCGGCCTGA
- a CDS encoding tripartite tricarboxylate transporter permease, whose protein sequence is MDTLNQLMHGFAVAITPLNLMWALVGCFLGTAIGVLPGIGPALTVAMLLPLTTKVDPTAALIMFAGIYYGAMYGGSTTSILMNTPGESSTMVTAMEGNLMAKNGRAGPALATAAIGSFVAGTIATVLLSMFAPVAADVALQFGPGEYFMIMLLAFTTVSAVLGSSLLRGMTSLFLGLGIGLIGMDSLSGQTRYSMGVQELYDGVDIVVVAVGLFAVGEALFNAFFPQPAGTFNKVGSVMMNRADWKRSVPAWIRGTVIGFPFGLIPAGGAEIPTFLSYATEKKLSKHQEEFGKVGAIEGVAGPEAANNSAVTATLAPLLTLGIPTSNTTAILLAAFQNYNLQPGPMLFQTSGDLVWGLLASLYVGNVMLLVLNLPAIGLWVRMLRIPTPLLYGGILIFAGLGAYGIRQSWFDLLLLFVIGLLGMAMRRFDFPTAPVIVGLILGPIAEKQMRNALSISQGDWSVFVTQPISATILAMTVAVVLIPRLLGWLARRSAGRGVADPAG, encoded by the coding sequence ATGGATACCCTGAACCAGCTGATGCACGGCTTCGCCGTGGCCATCACACCGCTGAACCTGATGTGGGCCCTGGTGGGCTGCTTCCTCGGCACCGCTATCGGCGTGCTGCCCGGCATCGGGCCGGCGCTGACCGTGGCCATGCTGCTGCCGCTGACCACCAAGGTCGACCCGACCGCCGCCCTGATCATGTTCGCCGGCATCTACTACGGCGCCATGTACGGCGGCTCCACCACGTCCATCCTGATGAACACCCCGGGCGAGTCGTCCACCATGGTGACGGCGATGGAAGGCAACCTGATGGCCAAGAACGGCCGCGCCGGCCCGGCGCTGGCCACCGCGGCGATCGGCTCCTTCGTGGCCGGCACCATCGCCACCGTGCTGCTGTCGATGTTCGCGCCGGTGGCCGCCGACGTGGCCCTGCAGTTCGGTCCGGGCGAGTACTTCATGATCATGCTGCTGGCCTTCACCACGGTCTCGGCGGTGCTCGGCTCCTCGCTGCTGCGCGGCATGACCAGCCTGTTCCTGGGCCTGGGCATCGGCCTGATCGGCATGGACTCGCTGTCGGGCCAGACGCGCTACTCGATGGGCGTGCAGGAGCTGTACGACGGCGTCGACATCGTGGTGGTGGCGGTGGGCCTGTTCGCCGTGGGCGAGGCACTCTTCAACGCCTTCTTCCCGCAGCCGGCCGGCACTTTCAACAAGGTCGGCTCGGTGATGATGAACCGTGCCGACTGGAAGCGCTCGGTGCCGGCCTGGATCCGCGGCACCGTCATCGGCTTCCCCTTCGGCCTGATCCCGGCCGGCGGCGCCGAGATCCCGACCTTCCTGTCGTACGCCACCGAGAAGAAGCTGTCCAAGCACCAGGAAGAGTTCGGCAAGGTGGGGGCGATCGAAGGCGTGGCCGGCCCCGAGGCCGCCAACAACTCGGCCGTGACCGCCACGCTGGCACCGCTGCTGACGCTGGGCATCCCCACCTCGAACACCACCGCCATCCTGCTGGCGGCGTTCCAGAACTACAACCTGCAGCCGGGCCCGATGCTGTTCCAGACCTCGGGCGACCTGGTCTGGGGCCTGCTCGCCTCGCTCTACGTCGGCAACGTGATGCTGCTGGTGCTGAACCTGCCGGCCATCGGCCTGTGGGTGCGCATGCTGCGCATCCCCACGCCGCTGCTGTACGGCGGCATCCTGATCTTCGCCGGCCTGGGCGCCTACGGCATCCGCCAGTCGTGGTTCGACCTGCTGCTGCTGTTCGTGATCGGCCTGCTCGGCATGGCGATGCGCCGCTTCGACTTCCCCACCGCGCCGGTGATCGTCGGCCTGATCCTAGGGCCGATCGCCGAGAAGCAGATGCGCAACGCGCTGTCGATCAGCCAGGGCGACTGGTCGGTCTTCGTGACCCAGCCGATCTCCGCCACCATCCTGGCCATGACCGTGGCCGTGGTGCTGATCCCGCGCCTGCTGGGCTGGCTGGCCCGGCGCAGCGCCGGCCGCGGCGTCGCCGACCCGGCGGGCTGA
- a CDS encoding PaaI family thioesterase: protein MPEPTLSLADLDATLGRVLAPWVRQLGLRAEQVDGQGVTLRLPFDASLRHAGGVVCGQVLMAAADTAMIVAVANALGAFRPMTTVTLTTNFMRPVIEGDILVRANVLRLGKTVVFGEMELSGTDGKLAVQATTTYALL, encoded by the coding sequence ATGCCCGAGCCCACCCTGAGCCTTGCCGACCTCGATGCCACCCTGGGGCGCGTGCTGGCGCCCTGGGTGCGCCAGCTTGGCCTGCGCGCCGAGCAGGTGGATGGCCAGGGCGTGACGCTGCGCCTGCCCTTCGACGCCTCGCTGCGCCATGCCGGCGGCGTGGTGTGCGGCCAGGTGCTGATGGCGGCGGCCGACACCGCCATGATCGTCGCCGTGGCCAATGCGCTGGGCGCCTTCCGCCCGATGACCACGGTCACGCTGACCACCAACTTCATGCGCCCGGTGATCGAGGGCGACATCCTGGTGCGCGCCAACGTGCTGCGCCTGGGCAAGACCGTGGTGTTCGGCGAGATGGAGCTGAGCGGCACCGACGGCAAGCTGGCGGTGCAGGCCACCACCACCTACGCGCTGCTGTGA